Proteins encoded within one genomic window of Kibdelosporangium phytohabitans:
- a CDS encoding sugar ABC transporter ATP-binding protein gives MTTTTDALLSLTGIRKHYGGVYALRGVDFEVRTGEVHGLVGANGAGKSTLIKIISGAEKPDDGTAHLNGTQLAEGDTVAALKAGIATVYQDPQLFGELTVAENVFVGRELRKHGRVDWPQQRRRAGQLLESLGLPPKLAARRIADLSVAEQQLVSVAKALAHEARVLILDEPSAILTDREIDTLFHAIRSLKERGVGVVYVSHRLDELAQITDRVTVLRDGNVVASHAAKDLTVRRIAELMVGHALDDDTAERAAPTGEPALVVADLRRRNRFTGVSFEVRPGEIVSLFGLVGSGTGSIARAVHGVEPADSGQVRKGQTAMLPGDRARQGVFATKSVGFNISIASLKGLWLKRKRERTTAEEFIRRMRIKTQGPSALVATLSGGNQQKVVLARQLVERPEVLILEEPTQGVDVGAKEEIHSLVGDIVGRGTAVLLVSSDLPEVMRLADRILVVRGGRITARFGKGAAQADVLAAAAGDE, from the coding sequence GTGACTACGACTACTGACGCGCTGCTCAGCCTGACCGGCATCCGCAAGCACTACGGCGGCGTCTACGCCTTGCGGGGCGTGGACTTCGAGGTCCGGACGGGTGAGGTGCACGGGCTGGTCGGCGCCAACGGCGCGGGCAAGTCCACCCTGATCAAGATCATCTCCGGAGCGGAGAAGCCGGACGACGGCACCGCTCACCTCAACGGCACGCAACTGGCCGAAGGGGACACGGTCGCGGCGCTGAAGGCCGGGATCGCGACCGTGTACCAGGATCCGCAGCTGTTCGGCGAACTCACCGTCGCCGAGAACGTCTTCGTCGGCCGTGAACTGCGCAAGCACGGCCGGGTGGACTGGCCGCAGCAACGCAGGCGAGCGGGGCAGCTGCTGGAAAGCCTCGGGCTGCCACCGAAACTGGCCGCGCGGCGGATCGCCGACCTGTCGGTCGCCGAGCAACAGCTTGTTTCCGTGGCCAAGGCGCTGGCGCACGAGGCGAGGGTGCTCATCCTCGACGAGCCGTCGGCGATCCTGACCGACCGCGAGATCGACACGCTCTTCCACGCCATCAGGTCGCTCAAGGAGCGTGGCGTCGGAGTCGTCTACGTCAGCCACCGGCTGGACGAACTGGCCCAGATCACCGACCGGGTAACGGTTCTGCGTGACGGGAACGTCGTCGCCAGTCATGCGGCGAAGGACCTCACGGTCCGCCGGATCGCCGAGCTGATGGTCGGGCACGCACTCGACGACGACACAGCCGAACGCGCTGCACCCACGGGCGAACCCGCGCTCGTGGTCGCTGATCTGCGGCGCCGCAACAGGTTCACCGGTGTCAGTTTCGAGGTCCGGCCTGGTGAGATCGTGTCGCTGTTCGGACTCGTCGGCTCGGGCACGGGCTCGATCGCCCGTGCCGTCCACGGCGTCGAACCGGCCGACTCCGGGCAGGTCCGCAAAGGACAGACGGCGATGCTGCCGGGCGACCGGGCGCGTCAGGGCGTGTTCGCCACCAAGAGCGTCGGCTTCAACATCTCGATCGCGTCGCTGAAAGGCCTGTGGCTGAAGCGGAAACGGGAACGCACAACGGCCGAGGAGTTCATCCGGCGGATGCGCATCAAGACGCAGGGCCCGTCCGCGCTGGTCGCCACGTTGTCCGGCGGCAACCAGCAGAAGGTCGTACTGGCACGGCAACTGGTCGAACGGCCGGAGGTGCTGATCCTGGAGGAACCGACCCAGGGCGTGGACGTCGGCGCCAAGGAGGAGATCCACAGCCTGGTCGGTGACATCGTCGGGCGGGGCACCGCCGTGCTGCTGGTGTCGTCGGACCTGCCGGAGGTGATGCGGCTGGCCGACCGGATCCTGGTCGTGCGCGGCGGGCGGATCACCGCGAGGTTCGGCAAGGGCGCGGCGCAGGCCGACGTGCTCGCGGCCGCGGCGGGGGACGAGTGA
- a CDS encoding ABC transporter permease — translation MKRLVTDRVLLLVALLVVLVVWMSLLGANGYLVAPYDVDYLLSSLESVVPLCLLGVAELLVIVSGRGGIDLSVGAMVSLVGMAFGFMVGDWHWPVWIAIIGAVLAGAVLGAVNGFLVAWLGVPALIATLATYYAFSSLALVSNDNAPISTQPVQDLHSLTSTVGQVPTQVFTFLLPCVVLAWLLANRTNYGRRLYAIGTNEAAARFAGLPVVKIRFRAYVLSGALSAVVAVITVAQFASARPDAGTVGNGMALPAITIAILGGTAITGGIGRIGGVVIASLFVVWLNAGILLAFEDSRGSQYQLLALGAVLVASALLNRATLTRRE, via the coding sequence GTGAAACGGCTGGTCACCGACCGCGTCCTGCTTCTGGTCGCGTTGCTCGTGGTTCTCGTGGTGTGGATGAGCCTGCTGGGGGCGAACGGCTACCTGGTCGCGCCGTACGACGTGGACTACCTGCTGTCCTCTTTGGAGTCCGTCGTCCCGCTGTGCTTGCTCGGGGTGGCCGAGCTGCTGGTGATCGTGTCCGGCCGTGGCGGGATCGACCTGTCGGTCGGCGCGATGGTCAGCCTGGTCGGGATGGCGTTCGGGTTCATGGTCGGCGACTGGCACTGGCCGGTCTGGATCGCGATCATCGGCGCTGTCCTCGCTGGCGCGGTTCTCGGCGCGGTGAACGGTTTCCTGGTCGCCTGGCTCGGGGTTCCCGCGCTCATCGCGACTTTGGCGACTTACTACGCGTTCAGCTCGCTGGCCCTGGTGAGCAACGACAACGCGCCGATCTCGACCCAGCCGGTGCAGGACCTGCACTCGCTGACTTCCACCGTCGGTCAGGTTCCGACGCAGGTGTTCACTTTCCTGCTGCCGTGTGTCGTCCTGGCTTGGCTGTTGGCGAATCGCACCAACTACGGCCGTCGGCTGTACGCGATCGGCACGAACGAGGCCGCGGCGAGGTTCGCCGGCCTCCCGGTCGTGAAGATCAGGTTCCGGGCCTACGTGCTTTCCGGGGCGCTGTCCGCTGTGGTGGCTGTGATCACCGTGGCGCAGTTCGCGTCCGCACGGCCGGACGCCGGAACAGTGGGCAACGGCATGGCATTGCCCGCGATCACGATCGCGATCCTCGGTGGCACAGCGATCACGGGTGGGATCGGCCGAATCGGTGGCGTGGTGATCGCCTCGCTGTTCGTGGTCTGGCTGAACGCCGGAATCCTGCTCGCCTTCGAGGATTCACGCGGCAGCCAGTACCAGCTCCTCGCGCTGGGTGCGGTTCTGGTGGCGTCGGCGCTGCTGAACCGGGCCACCCTGACCCGCAGGGAGTAG
- a CDS encoding PLP-dependent aminotransferase family protein, with product MNEDNAAARVIDDLRAFVRAGQPGDRLPSVRALMARHRASPVTVQQAIQRVAGEGLVEVRSGRGSFIAARPAPARLPDLSWQSVALSPARPGEDLVASLISVPRPETLPLSSGYLDPALLPVEALGAALGRAARRPAAWGRVPLEGRDELRAWFAREAGGEFRAGDMLICPGAQAALSAVFRGLTEPGDTVLLEAPTYLGAIAVARDAGLRVVPVPTDADGVRPDLLATAFDRTGARLFYCQPLHANPHGAVLSAERRPEVFSIVRAAGAFLVEDDWARGFTIDGVAPPTLASEDVDGHVVHVRSLTKVAAPGLRVAVIGARGQAGIRLRTARSLDDFYVSGPLQEAAIDFVTSPVWRRHLRSLQGALRSRRDALLSAMRSHLPDFHVNTPSGGLHAWARLPDGIDDLVLTNAAEANGVVVFPGRSWFAGEPPGSYVRLTFGAAPEHALAEGVQRLAEVTAAIRRSARGTSPAG from the coding sequence ATGAATGAGGATAACGCAGCCGCCCGCGTTATCGACGATCTCCGGGCGTTCGTCCGCGCTGGTCAGCCCGGTGATCGTCTGCCGTCGGTGCGCGCGCTGATGGCACGGCACCGGGCCTCGCCGGTCACCGTGCAGCAAGCGATCCAGCGTGTGGCAGGGGAGGGCCTCGTGGAGGTCCGCTCCGGTCGTGGCAGCTTCATCGCCGCCCGGCCCGCACCGGCGCGGTTACCGGACCTGTCGTGGCAGTCGGTGGCGCTCAGTCCGGCCAGGCCCGGCGAGGACCTCGTGGCCAGCCTCATCTCGGTGCCACGCCCGGAAACGCTGCCGCTGTCCAGCGGTTACCTCGACCCCGCGCTGCTGCCTGTCGAAGCGCTCGGCGCCGCACTCGGTCGTGCCGCGCGCCGGCCCGCCGCGTGGGGCCGTGTGCCGTTGGAGGGACGTGACGAACTGCGCGCCTGGTTCGCCAGGGAAGCGGGCGGCGAGTTCCGGGCGGGCGACATGTTGATCTGTCCGGGCGCCCAGGCAGCGTTGTCAGCCGTGTTCCGTGGCCTGACCGAGCCCGGTGACACCGTGCTCCTCGAAGCGCCCACATACCTCGGAGCCATCGCCGTCGCGCGAGACGCCGGGTTGAGGGTCGTGCCTGTGCCGACGGACGCCGACGGTGTACGGCCCGATCTGCTCGCCACGGCGTTCGACCGCACAGGCGCGCGGTTGTTCTACTGCCAACCCCTGCACGCGAACCCGCACGGCGCCGTGTTGTCCGCCGAGCGACGGCCTGAGGTGTTCTCCATTGTGCGCGCGGCGGGGGCGTTCCTCGTCGAGGACGACTGGGCCCGTGGGTTCACGATCGACGGTGTCGCCCCGCCGACGCTGGCGTCCGAAGACGTCGACGGGCACGTCGTCCACGTCCGGTCGTTGACCAAAGTGGCCGCGCCCGGCCTGCGGGTGGCCGTGATCGGGGCGCGCGGCCAAGCCGGGATCCGGCTGCGCACAGCGCGTTCACTCGACGACTTCTACGTTTCCGGCCCGCTGCAGGAAGCCGCCATCGACTTCGTCACGTCCCCCGTGTGGCGCAGGCATTTGCGCTCTTTGCAGGGCGCCTTGCGGTCCCGCCGTGATGCGTTGCTGAGCGCGATGCGTTCACATTTGCCGGATTTCCACGTGAACACGCCGAGTGGCGGGCTGCACGCCTGGGCGCGGCTGCCGGACGGCATCGACGACCTGGTGCTGACCAACGCGGCCGAAGCCAACGGTGTCGTTGTTTTCCCCGGCAGGTCGTGGTTCGCGGGCGAGCCGCCCGGGTCGTACGTGCGGCTGACGTTCGGTGCCGCGCCGGAACACGCGCTGGCCGAAGGGGTTCAGCGGCTCGCCGAGGTCACAGCAGCCATCCGGAGATCAGCGCGGGGGACATCGCCAGCAGGGTGA
- a CDS encoding septal ring lytic transglycosylase RlpA family protein → MASPPAEVMAPATSEASWFCCGPAFGPCSSAGGGACGNCKSASLHCAWPNTSDACYDITRPDKCGDDLLRRTCGHQFFVKHLCGTTEIAVTVRDCGPQTDLWCGEKRCCSGKCATNRLIDFTPAAFTRLGSLSAGIIPVTIRS, encoded by the coding sequence ATGGCATCACCACCTGCGGAAGTCATGGCTCCGGCGACGTCCGAGGCGTCGTGGTTCTGTTGTGGACCGGCGTTCGGCCCGTGTTCGTCGGCGGGCGGCGGCGCGTGCGGGAACTGCAAGTCCGCCAGCCTGCACTGCGCGTGGCCGAACACTTCGGACGCTTGCTACGACATCACCCGTCCCGACAAATGTGGGGACGATTTGTTGCGCCGCACGTGCGGTCACCAGTTCTTCGTTAAACACCTGTGTGGCACAACGGAAATCGCGGTCACCGTGCGTGACTGCGGGCCGCAGACGGATCTGTGGTGCGGAGAGAAACGCTGTTGCAGCGGCAAGTGCGCGACGAACCGGCTGATCGACTTCACCCCGGCCGCGTTCACCCGGCTCGGCAGCCTGTCCGCCGGAATCATCCCCGTCACGATCCGAAGCTGA
- a CDS encoding DUF1996 domain-containing protein gives MARSTGRHRISRRTKIATGALGLAIAVGGLVVLTTTGNDPDASAAGANKSQYVDITTVKQNVQQARNQNNASRGTFTVNCGRNENGHFNADNFIAQPGIKMGAEHLHDYVGNLTANADSNNKSLAKSGTTCKNGDKSAYFWPVVRINTNDRQAQENGTRASDGNWQRYQEAQQDAAVEKREPRVDCKDIASELPEDVPDAAAPAVEQELKNLDAQREEAEKKLDGAKNPEQEVVKPLNEQRKQSLEKIKQAVGQQGQGKDLGQLAQCGVKQPNNDGVTDDGDRNNEVNTEGTDRTHQHKPGDQNLEIGINKGTIQRPVKVELSFRGSPNSKVKAMPKFMRILTGDAKVSTNGPKNARKVWTCSGFENKVLLDKYPICPQGSQVMRIHDFPSCWDGKNIDSANHRDHIIHREANGTCKRGFTPVPELRISLTYNISRDVQLKRQYTLDSFAQEKNNPASDHNDFANVMSECIMFRLVKCINSGKRCSE, from the coding sequence ATGGCCCGCAGCACTGGGCGGCACCGCATCTCCCGCCGAACGAAAATCGCCACCGGAGCATTAGGACTCGCGATAGCGGTCGGCGGCCTAGTCGTGCTCACGACTACCGGGAACGACCCCGATGCCAGCGCGGCGGGGGCGAACAAGTCGCAGTACGTGGACATCACCACGGTCAAACAGAACGTCCAGCAGGCCCGCAACCAGAACAACGCGTCGCGGGGAACGTTCACCGTGAACTGCGGACGCAACGAGAACGGGCACTTCAACGCCGACAACTTCATCGCGCAACCCGGTATCAAAATGGGTGCCGAGCACTTGCACGACTACGTCGGAAACCTGACCGCGAACGCGGACTCCAACAACAAGAGCCTCGCCAAGAGCGGAACCACCTGCAAGAACGGCGACAAATCCGCGTATTTCTGGCCGGTGGTCCGGATCAACACCAACGACCGGCAGGCACAGGAAAACGGGACGCGGGCCTCCGACGGGAACTGGCAGCGCTACCAGGAAGCGCAGCAGGACGCGGCGGTGGAGAAGCGCGAGCCGCGCGTGGACTGCAAGGACATCGCCAGCGAACTGCCGGAGGACGTGCCGGACGCAGCGGCACCCGCGGTCGAGCAGGAGCTCAAGAACCTCGACGCGCAGCGGGAGGAGGCGGAGAAGAAGCTGGATGGCGCCAAGAACCCGGAGCAGGAGGTCGTCAAGCCGCTGAACGAACAGCGCAAGCAGTCGCTGGAGAAGATCAAGCAAGCGGTCGGCCAGCAGGGGCAGGGCAAGGACCTCGGCCAGCTCGCCCAGTGCGGCGTGAAGCAGCCGAACAACGACGGCGTGACCGACGACGGTGACCGCAACAACGAGGTGAACACCGAGGGAACCGACCGGACTCACCAGCACAAGCCGGGCGACCAGAACCTCGAGATCGGCATCAACAAGGGCACGATCCAGCGGCCGGTGAAGGTGGAGCTGAGCTTCCGCGGCAGCCCGAACTCGAAGGTCAAGGCGATGCCGAAGTTCATGCGCATCCTGACCGGCGACGCGAAGGTCTCGACCAACGGGCCGAAGAACGCCCGGAAGGTGTGGACCTGCTCGGGCTTCGAGAACAAGGTGCTGCTCGACAAGTACCCGATCTGCCCCCAGGGCTCGCAGGTGATGCGGATCCACGACTTCCCGAGCTGCTGGGACGGCAAGAACATCGACTCGGCCAACCACCGCGATCACATCATCCACCGCGAGGCCAACGGAACCTGCAAGCGCGGGTTCACCCCGGTTCCCGAGCTGAGGATCAGCCTGACGTACAACATCTCCAGGGATGTGCAGCTCAAGCGCCAGTACACGCTGGACTCCTTCGCACAGGAGAAGAACAACCCGGCGTCCGACCACAACGACTTCGCGAACGTGATGTCCGAATGCATCATGTTCCGACTGGTCAAGTGCATCAACTCGGGCAAGCGGTGCAGCGAGTGA
- a CDS encoding ABC transporter permease: MSKTEGQEVVLIAVLAVLWLALGFGTDTFFAASNLQNILATVAPVTIIGIGMTAVIVTGGIDVSVGSALAVVLVLVAKLVRDSGLTLVPAVVAGLVAGGVLGALNGVLVAYGRVHAIIITFGTLNIFRFVALQIFEGKEVAGVPGTLELLGGGADGRSFGIPHSWLLAVLLAAGMWFYMRHAPTGRHLYAIGGNAPAARLAGIRVNRRLVGVYAVTGVLVGLAACCVIGGGGLVAQSAGTGLELQVIAAVVIGGTSILGGRGSVLGTVLGALLVGTVTSAVTLLGWRSELTALFIGVFILLAVGADLVRERRRRRE; this comes from the coding sequence GTGAGCAAGACCGAAGGGCAGGAAGTCGTCCTGATCGCCGTGCTCGCGGTGCTCTGGCTCGCGCTCGGGTTCGGCACGGACACGTTCTTCGCCGCGTCGAACCTGCAGAACATCCTCGCCACGGTGGCGCCCGTGACGATCATCGGCATCGGGATGACCGCCGTGATCGTGACCGGCGGGATCGACGTGTCGGTGGGCAGCGCGCTCGCGGTCGTGCTGGTCTTGGTCGCGAAATTGGTACGGGACAGCGGTTTGACGCTCGTTCCGGCCGTCGTCGCCGGGCTGGTCGCGGGCGGGGTGCTCGGCGCGCTCAACGGCGTTCTCGTGGCGTACGGCCGGGTGCACGCGATCATCATCACCTTCGGCACGTTGAACATATTCCGGTTCGTGGCCCTGCAGATCTTCGAGGGCAAGGAAGTCGCGGGCGTGCCGGGCACGCTGGAGCTGCTCGGCGGCGGTGCCGACGGCCGCAGCTTCGGCATCCCGCACTCCTGGTTGCTGGCCGTGCTGCTGGCCGCGGGGATGTGGTTCTACATGCGACACGCGCCGACCGGGCGGCACCTGTACGCGATCGGCGGCAACGCCCCGGCGGCGCGGCTGGCCGGAATCCGTGTGAACAGGCGCTTGGTCGGCGTGTACGCGGTCACCGGGGTCCTGGTCGGGCTCGCCGCCTGTTGCGTCATCGGCGGCGGCGGTCTCGTCGCGCAGAGCGCCGGGACGGGCCTTGAGCTGCAAGTGATCGCGGCTGTGGTGATCGGCGGCACGAGCATCCTCGGTGGCCGCGGATCCGTGCTCGGCACGGTCCTCGGCGCGTTGCTCGTCGGCACGGTCACCAGCGCGGTGACGTTGCTCGGCTGGCGCAGTGAGTTGACCGCGTTGTTCATCGGGGTGTTCATCCTGCTGGCGGTCGGCGCGGACCTGGTTCGGGAACGAAGGAGGCGGCGGGAGTGA
- a CDS encoding autoinducer 2 ABC transporter substrate-binding protein — MRAVIAILLSVSLVVTGCSKKDQPATGDQARVKVAFVPKLQGIPYFEAMNTGGQKAAKDLGIDWIYKGGTTADPGAQTEILKSLIQQKVDVLVVAPNDPDSVVPILADAASKGIKVLTSDTDAPNSVREMFVNQATADGIGKSVIDSLMTAMNQRGKFAIVSCGQTAANLNSWIDVQKRHAAEKYPDATLVDTVYAGEDEAKAVSMAKDLMNAHPGLTGLIGQCTASAPGVAKAVREAGKIGKVFTVGVGTPNSMKPYLQDGSSSAAVLWDVEQLGYLTAWAGLKVKKGEQPQATSNVSAKLPAVKYEDKTLLLGDPLKLTKDNVGDYDY; from the coding sequence ATGCGCGCTGTCATCGCTATACTACTGAGCGTCAGTCTTGTTGTCACGGGGTGTAGCAAGAAGGACCAGCCCGCCACCGGTGACCAGGCACGCGTCAAGGTCGCGTTCGTACCCAAGCTCCAGGGGATCCCGTACTTCGAGGCGATGAACACCGGTGGCCAGAAGGCCGCGAAGGACCTCGGCATCGACTGGATCTACAAGGGCGGCACCACCGCCGACCCCGGCGCGCAGACCGAGATCCTCAAGTCCCTGATCCAGCAGAAAGTCGATGTCCTCGTGGTCGCCCCCAACGACCCGGACTCCGTCGTGCCGATCCTCGCCGACGCGGCGAGCAAGGGCATCAAGGTGCTCACGTCCGACACCGACGCCCCCAACTCCGTGCGGGAGATGTTCGTCAACCAGGCCACCGCCGACGGGATCGGCAAGTCCGTCATCGACTCGCTGATGACCGCGATGAACCAGCGGGGCAAGTTCGCGATCGTCTCCTGCGGTCAGACGGCCGCGAACCTCAACTCGTGGATCGACGTCCAGAAGCGCCACGCCGCCGAGAAGTACCCGGACGCGACCCTCGTCGACACCGTCTACGCCGGTGAGGACGAGGCGAAGGCCGTCTCCATGGCCAAGGACCTGATGAACGCCCACCCCGGCCTGACCGGCCTGATCGGCCAGTGCACCGCGTCCGCTCCCGGTGTCGCCAAGGCGGTCAGGGAGGCGGGCAAGATCGGCAAGGTCTTCACGGTCGGTGTCGGCACGCCGAACTCGATGAAGCCCTACCTGCAGGACGGGTCGTCGTCGGCCGCGGTGCTGTGGGACGTCGAACAGCTCGGCTACCTCACCGCGTGGGCCGGTCTCAAGGTCAAGAAGGGCGAGCAGCCGCAGGCGACCAGCAACGTCTCGGCCAAGCTCCCGGCCGTCAAGTACGAGGACAAGACGTTGCTGCTGGGTGACCCGCTGAAGCTCACCAAGGACAACGTCGGTGACTACGACTACTGA
- a CDS encoding MauE/DoxX family redox-associated membrane protein — translation MDVLVAAVLVWAAVFKLRGGSQRSALAKAVGKDRVDTVFRIVGGVEIGLAAGLLLTGPIGAWAVFAWFVGLFGYLLWARVAEPESSCGCLSDKYAPVGARALARAAVLAAMAVTAELSPWYAAFPGAAVIVLLSAELDEYWLVPLRRLKVKLRHPLGNKEFHIPVTSTVQQLHKSQVYQSAYPLLRSDVLDTWDEGEWRILTYSAERDGERATAVFAVPRDRYEPESVRFALA, via the coding sequence ATGGACGTTCTCGTGGCAGCCGTGCTGGTATGGGCGGCGGTGTTCAAGCTGCGTGGTGGTTCACAGAGGTCGGCGCTCGCGAAGGCGGTGGGCAAGGACCGTGTGGATACAGTGTTTCGGATCGTCGGTGGCGTGGAGATCGGCCTCGCGGCCGGACTGCTGCTGACAGGACCGATAGGCGCGTGGGCGGTGTTCGCCTGGTTCGTCGGCCTGTTCGGGTACCTGCTCTGGGCGCGGGTAGCCGAGCCCGAGTCGTCCTGCGGCTGCCTGTCCGACAAGTACGCGCCAGTCGGCGCACGCGCGTTGGCAAGGGCAGCAGTACTCGCGGCAATGGCGGTCACGGCCGAACTCTCGCCGTGGTACGCAGCGTTCCCAGGCGCGGCGGTGATCGTGCTGCTGTCCGCAGAATTGGACGAGTACTGGCTGGTTCCGTTGCGGCGACTGAAGGTGAAGCTGCGACACCCGTTGGGCAACAAGGAGTTCCACATCCCGGTGACGTCAACGGTGCAGCAACTGCACAAGAGCCAGGTGTACCAGTCGGCGTATCCACTGTTGCGATCGGACGTGCTGGACACTTGGGACGAAGGAGAATGGCGAATCCTGACGTACTCCGCCGAGCGAGACGGAGAACGAGCGACAGCAGTGTTCGCGGTCCCACGTGACCGATACGAGCCAGAATCAGTGCGATTCGCCCTGGCATAA
- a CDS encoding DMT family transporter yields the protein MKAESNVIAPSRVTPGLALGALGVLGFSFSLPATRLAVGGLDPWFVAFGRAAVAGLLAITYLAFVRAPRPTRRQVTRLAIVALGIVVGFPLFTSLALTTQTAAHGAVVIAGLPMATAVWAVARAGERPGRGFWLASGAGFVAVLGFVATTGAVSGGLELADLFLLIAIVLCGLGYAEGGALARELGGARTVCWALVVSMPVTVPVALVTVDFSNAGSSSWFGFAYVTVISMFLGFFAWYAGLARGGVAKVGQVQLAQPILNLTWSAFLLHEPVGWLTVAAAAAVLTCVVWTQRSRS from the coding sequence ATGAAGGCAGAGAGTAACGTTATCGCCCCGTCTCGGGTAACACCCGGGCTCGCGCTCGGCGCGCTCGGCGTTCTCGGGTTCAGCTTCTCGTTGCCGGCGACACGGCTGGCCGTCGGCGGGCTCGACCCGTGGTTCGTCGCGTTCGGCCGTGCCGCGGTCGCCGGACTGCTCGCGATCACCTATCTCGCTTTCGTGCGCGCGCCACGGCCGACCCGCCGCCAGGTCACGCGCCTGGCGATCGTCGCGCTCGGCATCGTGGTGGGTTTTCCCCTGTTCACGTCGCTGGCGCTGACCACACAGACGGCTGCACACGGCGCTGTCGTGATCGCCGGGCTGCCGATGGCCACCGCGGTGTGGGCCGTCGCCCGCGCCGGTGAGCGGCCAGGACGGGGGTTCTGGCTGGCCAGCGGGGCGGGGTTCGTGGCCGTGCTGGGGTTCGTCGCCACGACCGGCGCCGTGTCGGGCGGCCTGGAACTGGCCGACTTGTTCCTGTTGATCGCGATCGTGCTGTGCGGCTTGGGTTACGCCGAGGGCGGCGCGCTGGCCCGTGAGCTGGGCGGCGCCAGGACGGTGTGCTGGGCGCTTGTCGTGTCGATGCCGGTGACTGTGCCGGTCGCCTTGGTCACCGTGGATTTCAGCAACGCAGGCAGTTCGTCCTGGTTCGGATTCGCCTACGTGACAGTGATTTCCATGTTCCTCGGGTTCTTCGCCTGGTACGCCGGTCTGGCCAGGGGCGGTGTCGCGAAGGTCGGTCAGGTTCAGCTCGCCCAACCGATCCTGAACCTGACCTGGTCGGCGTTCCTGTTGCACGAACCGGTCGGCTGGTTGACCGTCGCGGCTGCCGCAGCCGTGCTGACCTGCGTCGTCTGGACGCAACGAAGCCGATCGTGA
- a CDS encoding response regulator transcription factor, which yields MAHVLLIEDDASIRRSLSMALGRHGHQVRAAETGEDGLAQSRAAWHEVVVLDLMLPGIDGFEVCRRLRADSGVPVIMLTARGDDFDVVGGLEAGADDYVVKPVEPRVLDARIRAVLRRGVAERARAETHAGLTIDRGAMTVAKDGELVALTPTELRVLLELSRTPGQVLSRQQLLESVWEHDYLGDSRLVDNCVQRLRAKIEPDPASPVFVQTVRGFGYRFGPV from the coding sequence GTGGCACATGTTCTGCTGATCGAGGACGACGCGTCCATTCGCCGCAGCCTCAGCATGGCGTTGGGGCGGCACGGGCACCAGGTCCGCGCCGCCGAGACCGGAGAGGACGGTCTCGCGCAGTCCCGCGCCGCGTGGCACGAGGTGGTCGTGCTCGACCTCATGCTGCCCGGCATCGACGGGTTCGAGGTGTGCCGGAGGCTGCGGGCCGATTCGGGCGTGCCGGTCATCATGCTGACCGCGCGCGGCGACGATTTCGACGTCGTCGGCGGTCTTGAGGCGGGCGCGGACGACTACGTCGTCAAGCCCGTGGAGCCTCGTGTGCTCGACGCACGTATCAGGGCTGTGTTGCGCCGGGGCGTTGCCGAGCGGGCCCGTGCCGAGACGCACGCGGGGCTGACGATCGACCGGGGCGCGATGACCGTGGCCAAGGACGGCGAACTGGTGGCGTTGACTCCGACCGAGCTGCGTGTGTTGCTGGAGCTGTCACGCACGCCTGGCCAGGTGCTCAGCCGTCAGCAGTTGCTGGAGTCGGTGTGGGAACACGACTATCTCGGCGACTCCCGGTTGGTGGACAACTGCGTGCAGCGGCTGCGCGCGAAGATCGAGCCAGACCCGGCGTCTCCCGTGTTCGTGCAGACCGTGCGTGGTTTCGGCTACCGCTTCGGGCCGGTATGA